The genomic window ACCATACGCTTTCACCGCTGCTgctgttctgctgctgccgtcATCACTTCGCTGCTTACAATTTTCGTTCAGCTTCCTTGTGCAGCTGCTATTTTGATGTGCCGTTATTTATAGTGGCTTCGCTTGGTTCGGGGTGCCGTACATTGCCTTGTCCCGTTATGTTGGGTACAGCTTCCCTTCAATTTGTATGCCGAAACCTCTGTATGTGTTatattttttgtaggtttttgtattttgtattttttttgtaaagatttttgtattttatatttttttgtagatttttgtattttatatttttttgtagatttttacattttatgttttatatattttcacaaaTTGCGCTGCCGTACGAAGGTGGCCTGGTGCTCCATCCTACATTAAATTTTGCAAgctgcctcacggtcgccatgtggcgttCCTTATGGAATGCCTTCAGAAAATTGTTTATGTGCGCACGCTAATGCACGCACGCTCCACTCAAACACCAAGAAAACAATCAAACACGAATTTTATGCTTAGTTCTAGTTTGGTTTAATTAGGTTTAGATATAGCTTTGTTTACTGTAGAATAAGAGTATTTTTTGTAAGTAGTAGCACTTAGTTAATTTAACGTAGACTTATATTTagttttctttttgtaaatttgtcgTACACGCCAAGTCTCtgccaaaattaataataatgatggccgccttttcattacgagccgacctccccgttttcaacttgttccaacacctgttgtccattcacaatagacaacagggttgcaccaagtgggaaacagggtaagatcataaggctgctgttacaatgGGTTTAACTACTTTATTCGTAAATTTCCACTTTATTCGTAAATTTCAAGtctatacaaaattattctgCCGTAAAAGTCTGTACTTGaaggaaaaaaaaactttaccttCATCGCTTCTTTATTATTCACATGCTTCTTAAGATAAAAAGTTTGGGTCGAATTCACATCCTCTGGGTAGAACGCTTCATCCAAAATAAGTTTACCATCAAGCGTTTCGATATGGACTAAGATGGACTTCGCAGCAAAACCACCTTGGAACTGAACCAAAAATCCACTGACCTTTTGCGGGACATCAAAGTGGAGCTTTACCCATTGC from Eurosta solidaginis isolate ZX-2024a chromosome 3, ASM4086904v1, whole genome shotgun sequence includes these protein-coding regions:
- the LOC137244446 gene encoding nuclear receptor 2C2-associated protein, which encodes MNLLEKVEFKCSVSSVQGKDSNQYGKHHMFDSVEDTSWNSSEGTAQWVKLHFDVPQKVSGFLVQFQGGFAAKSILVHIETLDGKLILDEAFYPEDVNSTQTFYLKKHVNNKEAMKVKFFFPSSTDFYGRIILYRLEIYE